Sequence from the Verrucomicrobiota bacterium genome:
TCTGGTCCAGGAGAGTCTCGGCACGCTGCTGGAGCAGAATCTGGCGGGCATTCTGCTCATGTTCCAGGATCTGGAAAATGACCTTGTTCAGGCGCCCGATGATCTCCTCCTCGGTCTCTCCGAGAGTCGTCTGGTTGGATACCTGGAAGAGGTTCCCCATCGCCTCGGTTCCCTCCCCATGGAGGCCGCGCACGGCAAGACCGATCTTATTGACCGAGTTGATGATCTTGTTCACCTGCTCCGACATGACGAGACCCGGCAAATGCATCATCGCGCTGGCCCTCATACCCGTACCCACATTCGTCGGGCAGGCCGTCAGGTAGCCGAGATCGTTATGGAAGGCGAAGTCCAGCGTGTCCTCCAGCTCTGAATCAGTCTGGTTGATCATGGCAAAGACCTGGTCCAACTGAAGCCCTGCCCGGATCGCCTGCATCCGGAGGTGATCCTCCTCATTGATCATGAAGCTGAGAGTCTGTGACGTATTCATCACGACGGCGCTGCCGGCTCCCTTGGCCGCATGCTCACGGCTGATAAGGTGGCGTTCCACGAGAACCTGCTTCTCGAGCGCGGAGAGATCATCCAACTTCTCGGAGAAGGATTCCTCCATCTCGGGAAGCTGCTCCACGGCAGTCCGTATCTCTTCGAGGACCGCCACGCGTTCCGCCTTCTTCGCCCACCCCGGGAAGGGCTTGCCTTTCAGATTACGGGCCAGTCTGACACGGCTGCTCACCACGATCTGATCATGGGGACCGGCTCCGCTGAGCCACTCGCCCGTGTTGGCAATGATCCGGGAGAGCTTCACGCTTGCTTGCGGGGTTTTGGAGCGCCAAGAGCCTGGGCGGTCTCGGCAGTTCCGGGAGATTGAGCTATTGAGGCAATGCGATTCACTTCGGCAGAGGGCTCCTGAGAAGATATCGCCTCGGCATGGGATTCCTCCTCCAGCTTGCGGATCCGATCACGCAGGGTTGCCGCCTCTTCGAACTGCTCCTCCTGGACCGCCTTCTGGAGGCTTGCCTGCAACTCAGTCAGCTCCTTGTTGCGCAGACGCCCAACGCGTAGCTTGGCTGGCACTTTTCCGGTGTGGACGCTTCCGCGATGCATGTTCTTGAGCATGCCGGATAGTCCCTCGGCAAAGGCGTCATAGCAGGCGCTGCATCCGAGACGCCCCGTTTTCTTAAAATCGGCCTGTGAGAAACCGCAGACCGGACAGCGAATGCCCGCTGGGTTCTTGTCGATTTCCTGAGCGGCCCCCAGACCCAGCAGGAGATCCGCCAAAGCGAATCCGGTCGGATCGTTGACCCCCTTCTCCTTCGAGCATACCTCGCAGAGATTCACCTTCTGCATCTTCCCCTCCACGATCTGGGTCAGGAAGACAGTGGCCTCCTTGGATTTGCAGACATCACAGAACATAGGTGTGGGTGAAAAATGGCTGATATCAACAGATCGGCGTGCCTTCGGTCTGTGTCAACTCGTGGAATCGGGCGATCAGGCGCTGGGTGACCGGACCGGGCTTGCCATCCCCGATCGGACGCTTATCAAGCTCCACTGCGGGGATGATCTCGGCAGCGGTGCCAGTCAGGAAACACTCGTCGGCTGTGTAGATATCGTAGCGGGTCATCTGCGGCTCTGATACCTCCAGACCCAACTCATCGGCGATCTGAATAGCCACGGCACGCGTGACTCCGGCGAGCGCTCCCGAGGAGATCGGCGGCGTGGTGATCAATCCGTCTGAGACAATAAAGATATTGTCGCCGGTGCACTCGGCAACGAGCCCCTGCTCGTTCAGCATCAGCCCCTCGCCTGCTCCGGCGTGGGTGGCCTCGATCTTGGCCATGATATTGTTGAGATAGTTAAGCGACTTCACCATCGGACTGAGGGCCCCATGGGCAATGCGGCGCGTGGAGCAGGTCACAACCTTCAGTCCCTTCTCATAGCTCTCAGCGGGATAGAGCGTGATCTTGGCAGCGATGATGATGACAGTCGGCTTCGGGCAATGCTCGGGGCTGAGTCCCAGGTTCCCCTTACCTCGGGTCACCACAAGGCGGATGTATCCATCCTTCAGCTCATTACGGCGGATCGTTTCGAGCAGCGCCTCGGTCATTGCGGCACGATCCAGCGGAATCACCATCCAGATCGCGGCGGCCGACTTGTAGAGTCGGTTAATGTGCTCCTCCAGACGGAAGACCTTGCCGTTGTAGAATCGGATCCCCTCGAACACGCCGTCTCCATAGAGAAGGCCGTGGTCGAACACCGAGATCTTGGCCTCGGATTCAGGGTAGAAAGCACCGTCGATATAGATCTGCATAACTTCTTAAATTATGGATTGGAGCAAGGTCGCTGACAAGCGACTAGGCGTCAAACATGGCGCCGATTTCCTTGCCGTATTTCTCGGTGATGACATGGCGGCGGAGCTTGAAGGTCATCGTGAGCTCGTCCCCGACCTGAAACGGCTTCTCGATCAGCTCAAACGCGGCGATGCGCTCGAAGGGCTTGAATCCCGTGGCATCTCCGACAAGGCGTCTAATCTCGAGGCGGAGCATCTCACGGGCCTCGGGGTGTGCTTTGAGCGCTGCAACATCATCGGCAGCAATGCACGCTCCCGCAAATCCAGCAAATCCGGCAAGCGAAGGGACCACCAGTAGTCCGAGATGCTTCTGATCCTGACCCACGACCATGCATTGGTCGATCAGGTGGGACTCGAGCAACTTGGACTCGATGGGGAGAGGTTCCACATTCTCGCCGCCTAGCAGAACGATGGTCTCCTTGCACCGACCGACGATCTTCAGGCAGTCGTTGAAGGACATCACCCCAAGATCGCCGGTAGCTAGCCATCCGTCCTGCAGGACGCGAGCAGTTCCCTCGGGATCCTTGTAGTATCCCTTCATGATCTGAGGGCCCTTGGCATGGATCTCGCCACGCTTTCCACGGCCGAGATCCCTGCGTGTCGGATCGGGGTAGAGAATCGCCCCCGTCACGAGATCGACGATTCGGATCTCCGTCCCAGGAAAGACGGGGCCGACCGTGCCGATCACGAGTTTTTCCCAGGTGCGAACGGCTAGCACCGGGCAGCTCTCCGTGAGCCCATAGCCCTCAAGCACAGGGATGCCGATATCATTGAAGAAGGCATCGACATGGGGAGGCAGGGCTCCACCACCGGAAATCGTCCCCCGGAACTCACCGCCGACCACGGCACGCAGCTTGGAGAGAACCAAGCGATCCAGCAGTAACGACGGGATGATGCAGAGCGCCCATCCTATGGCATGACGAATCGCCAGGAGTGACGAGACCGACACATCGCGACCATGGAGATCGATCTGCCTACCGGAGAAGAAGGAATCGGCCGTGCGCACCTCGTGGGCTGTGAAGCGGGCCGATCGGAACAAGATCCTGCGGAGAAGTGATGCCTTCTGAACCTTGGACACAATCCGCTGATAGAGCCCCTCCCAGAGACGGGGAGCCGAAACCATGATTGTCGGCTTCACAGACTGCAAATCCTCTCCAAGATGTCGAAGCGTCGTGTAGTAGGTGTGGACGCCGCAGGCGATGGAGATCACCTCGAAGACACGCTCGTAGCTGTGCCAGATGGGCAGGATCGAGAGGGCCCGGTCCTTAGGTGTCAGCACAAAAGGGAGATTCTGAATCTGCGAGGCCATCGCGGCATGGGTGAGTTGTACCCCCTTGGGCGTGCCGGTAGTCCCGGAGGTGTAGATGAGGGTGAAGAGATCCGAGGGACTGATGCCTGCGATCCGCTCCTCAGCGCAGCGATCGCCCTGGAGACGCAGCTTCTCCCCCCGGATCTCGAGATCACGGAGTGCGTGGACATTCTTCGGAAGATGCCCCTCCCCTTCTACGGGGCTCATCAGGATGAGATGGCGAAGCTTAGGGAGTTGTCCGCGTACGGACTCCACCTTGGCAAGCACGTCAGCATTCTGAACAAAGGCCACCTCAACGTCAGCATGATCGAGGATATAGGCGATCTCGCCCTCCGTCACATCAGCGGCACGCGGCACATCGGCACCTCCGCAGAACTGAACGGCGGCATCGACCAGAATCCACTCGAAGCAATTATCAGAGAGGATTGCGACATGATCGCGGGCCTCGATCCCGAGCTCGATCAATGCCGTCGCAAGGGCAAGCGAGCGGTCAATCCATGACCCGAAACTGACGGAGTGAAAGGTCCCGTCGGCCCGACGAGTAGAGAAGGCGGGGCACTGGCCCCACCTGTTCCCCGCCTCCGCAAAGAGGGAGGCGAGGTTCGGCGCGGAAATCCGTCCGGTCATGAGGTGACCGTGACAGAATGATTAATACGAGGCAGGGGCCTCAGGAGCAACCGCGTCTGTTCCGAAGGAAGAAACAGGAGCCTGCGCCGGGTGATCGACGGAAGGAGTAGAGACCACCTCGGGAACGATCCCGGTGGGGACAATCCCATCGGCGACATAGAGTCCTTCGCCTGTCTTCTGGACACCTGCCAGCTTGCCGATACGGACATAGAGGGTCTGCTTGGGGTTCTTGGCAGTCCAGATGTAATTGTCCTGCTCAAGACCGATAAGGATCTCCGTCACCTTCATGGGACGGTTGTAGCGATGAAGGACCCTTACCACGGCAGGAGCTAGAGGACCCGAGGGGGAAGTAGGACGAGGGCGGCCGGCTAGCTTCGATGTGCTGGGCGTGCCATCGGCGGAGAACTTGCGCCCGGAGCCGGGAGGACGACCACGGCGACGGGGGGTCTGAGCGGCCTCCAGAAGCTGGTTCTTCATAATCACGGTGGCGGCCGGAAGCTCGAGGGTATCGCCAAGGAGTTCGTGGAGCTTCTGCTGAAGACGCTCGATTTTCGAGGCGATCTTCATTGCTTTCTTCAGTGTAAGTGAGTCAGGGATGGACATATAGGTGTAGGGTATCGGGTTTAGGTGATAGGTGATGGGGCTTTAGGGATTGATTGGTTTAATTAGTTTTGGATTGTAACCTTTTTAGCGATTCAACTTTTTAACTGCGATCCAGATGGATTTGCGATTATGCGGTACGGAAGGTAATGCGCGCCTTGGTCAGGTCATAAGGGGACATTTCGACAGTTACCTTGTCACCGGGGACAATTCGGATGAAATGCTTGCGCATTTTCCCGGAAATATGAGCCAGTAACACGTGGCCGTTTCCGAGCTTCACACGAAACATGGTGCCAGGGAGAACCTCGACGACAACGCCTTCGGTAGTGATTGCTTCTTCTTTAGCCATAAAGGGGAAGTTTAATATCTAAAACATCACTATCTGAAAAGAGAAATCTATTACTTTTACCGAAAGAGAGTACGTATCGCCTCTCTCCAAATCTTTTTACTTTGTAACCTTTTAACTTTTTAGTCGGATGCGTTAGCATCCAAATCCCGTGTCCACTTCCAAGAATTCCAAGAACATCGTCTATTTCGATCTGGAAACCCAACGCACCGCCAATGATGTGGGGGGATGGGACAAGAAAGCCGATATGGGTGTCTCCATCGGGGTCACATACAGCACAGCGACGGAGAGTTACGAGATTTTCACCGAGAAGCGTGTCGGGGATCTCATTGAACTCCTGAGTCGTGCCGATCTGGTCATCGGCTATAATAATAGGCGCTTCGACTATGAGGTCCTGATGGGTTACACCATTCTGGATCTCCCCCATCATCTTCCTACCCTGGATATGCTGGAGGTGGTGGAGAAAGCCGCCGGGCACCGTCTGCCTCTGGACTCCATCGCCACGGCGACGCTCGGAGTCGGCAAGACCGCGGAGGGGCTGGATGCCATCCGCTGGTGGAGAGAAGGGAAAATCATGGAAGTCGCGGAGTACTGCTGCTTCGACGTGAAGGTCACTAAAATGGTTCATGAATATGCTGTGGAGCATGGCAAGCTCCACTACATCGACAGGTTCTCCCGCAAGCAGACTCTTACCGTGGAGATTCCATGATCCAACCGCTTGATACAGCGCGTAATAGTTGGCGGCTTCTCTGGCTGGATCTGGAAGAGCCTGTTCCCAAGCCCAAGCCAGCCCTTCTTTCCAATGCGCCCAGTGCTTCCCATGTTTCCTTGGCAGAGCTCCAGGGATCCGATCAGGAATATTATCTTCCCACGTGCCTGCTGGTGACCACATCAGCCGGCAAACCGCTCTGCCCTCCCGAAATTCTGGAGGAGCTCGACCAGGTAAGGGCCGAGCAACTCCTCGGCCGTCTCTTCGATGAACACGGCACCCCGGATCGTCTCACCATCGCGGAGAGCGACGACTGGGATACCGAGGCTTGGCAAGCCTTTGCACTGGATTGCCGGATCGAGATTGCCTTCGGGGCATTCCCAACCGCGAAGCCGGGGGATCTCCTGCAGTTCGTCCGTAGGATTACCCAGCGCCTCCGGGGTGAGGAATTCCACTCCCCGAGCGCTATCGCACGCGGCCTAGTGGTCGCCTCTCGCCGACTGCGCTCACCAGGAAAAAAGAGCGCCCACTTGAAGAAAGCTCTGGAACAGGATGCCGATTGCCTCCTGGCACGGATCGAGCTTGCCGATACTGATTACCAGGCGGCCCGTTGGACGGAATGCCGTCGCGGGTATCAGGAGCTCATTGATCGTGAGAAACGCCGCTGGAAGGGGGAATCTCCGGAGTGGTGGAACGATCTGGAAACACGCCCCTTCATGAGAGCACTCTACGGACGGGCCATGACCGAATGGCACCAAGGACACTTTGCGGAGACCGCCAAGGATCTGGAACATCTCCTAACTCTCAATCCCTCGGACAATCAGGGAGTCCGTTTCCTTGTGCCCTTGGTTTATCTCCTGGGAGAGAATGAAAGCAAGGCCCTCAAATCCCTGGAGGATTACGAGAAGAACTATCCCGACGATTACTGCGAACCGGCGCTTCTCTTCGGAAAAGGACTCACCCTCTGGCGCTCGGGAGACGAGACCGGGGCGGCGGAAGCCTACAAAGAAGCCATGCTCAAGAATCTCTACATCGCTCCCCTGCTTCTGGACCTGCCGACTCCCTCTTCAGAAATCTGGCATCCCAATGACCGCTCGGAACCAGGATATGCCCAGGATTTCATGCAGTCCTATGCGACGCTCTGGGACAGGGATCCGGCGGCCCTTCGTTTCCTCCGGGAAAGCTATACAACATTCCTGCCCTCTGCGGAAAAGGTCATTACCCACCGCCAACAGATGAGCGAGTGGCAGGACCAACGCTACGACCGAGAGTTCAAGGCCCGCTGGAAAGCAATGACCGAGCTCGATGAACAGCTCACCGGCTCTCCGGAAAGGTGAGTTAAGACATTAGCGGCTTCTCATCAGAAGCCCATTCCCTCAATCCGCTAAGCCGACGTCAGTAACGGAAACCCGGCTTAGCGGGAGTGTTCGTGGTTGCCTGAGAGGCAACGGGCTTGGGGGCAGGAGAAGGGGTGGCCTGCGGTGCTTTCGCGGGTTGGGCAGATTGGGAAGACCCAACCGGTTTCAAGTCATCGTTGGCCACATACCCGTTCTGACCATCATAGATGCGCACAAAGCTATAGCCGATTTCCTTGCGAAGAACATCAACCTCATCCCCCTTGGCCAGAGAAAGGTCGGGTCCATTACCCTGCAAAGGCCCATTGTGATAGAAGGGCGTGTGGTCTACAGACACCACCATCCTGGGGCTGTTCGTGGAGTTATACTCGATAGAGCTGCAAGCAGCGAGCAAGAGCATCGTCGCCAAGGAAAGAATCGAGATGGCAAAGTGGAGTCTCACGGCCCATTTCTATGCTTGGAAATTCCGCCGTTGCCAAGTCCAGATTAATCCCCTCCCAAAACTTCCCCGTAGATCCCCTCGATGCGCCGTGCAATCCCCCTGATATCGTAATTTTGTATTACTGTTCGACGCCCTTCGGCACCAAGAGTTTCGCAGAGAGACTCCTCAGCAATCAAGCGGCATAAAGAATCCCGAAAAGATCCAAGGTCCCTAGGCGGTGAAAGCAAGGCATTCCTGCCATGGGAGCAAACCTCCGCGATCCCATCCACGGCCGAGGCCACCACGGGAACCCCGCTGGACATGGTCTCCAAAAGAGTCATTGGAGTCCCTTCGAAATCGGAGGTCAGCAACAGGGAATCCAGCGCATGAAACAGACTGACACGATCCGAGACGTGACCGAGGAATCTCACCCGCTCAGCAATGCCCAGCTTCTCCGCTTCCGCACGCAACTGAGACTCTAGGGGCCCTGTCCCTGCGATCAGAAAGATCACCCCCGGATGGTCTCGCACGACATCCGCCGCTACCTTCAGAAAGAGGGTGAAGTTTTTTTGACTCACAAGACGCCCCACACCACCGATCACAAAGCTCTCAGGAGGTAGGCGCAGGGCAAGCCGAGCGGATCTCTTTTGCTCCAATGTTGCAGGTCGGAACATCTCCGTATCGACCCCGTTGGGAATCGTGGTGACCTTCGAATCCTCAAGATCCTCGCGATCCAGAAGATAACGACGAGTACTCTCCGAAACGGCTATCACTCGATCCGACCGCCTGTTCCAGAAGGCATCTGCAGCCAGCAAAAGAGGACTTTCCTCACGGGAGGCATCGTTGCACTGATCATGCACCACAATCGCAGGATGGCCGGCCAGAATGGCGAGTGGCTTGGCACAGAGATTCGCTCCGAAGAGATGAAAATGCAGGATGTCGTATCCTCCCTTTTTCATCAGTCTCCAGAAGTTTGGAAGGTACATCGGGGGGAACTTCCCGGGCGAGAGTGAGTGGATCGTGATGCCTGCTTTTTCAAAGACATCCGCATACACGCCCCGTCCATGCATTGCCGCAACCTCAGGAAGATATCGCGAGTGATCATGGTGCCTGACCAGATCGAGCAGGAATGTCTGCGCTCCACCCAAGTCGAGGCTATCGATCACATGGAGGACTTTCTTGGCCTTCGACATCACTTGAGCCCCTCCAGAAAAGCCTGTGTGTTTTTTTCGTTATCCAACCATTCCGCAATGATACGTTCGGCTCCCGATCCCAAGGCTTCGCAGGCTGTAGGATCGGCTAGCAGTCTGGAGATTTCAGCGACCATCCGTTCAAAATTCCCCTCTGCGCAAAACCCTGCCCCGAATCTTCCGATCATCCCATCGGGATCCATCTCCAGCGAGATAATGCCCGCCCCACCTTGCGCGGCTTGAATCATGACATTTGGTACCCCCTCTGCTTCGGAGGTGCTAACCAGAAGTCGAGAGCGGTCATAATAATCTTGGATCCCATGATAGGGCACACGCTCTAGGAAGGTAACGTTGTTGATTGCCTTCGCCCTCTCCGCTATGGCCTCCCAGAGCGGAATATCTTCACGTGAGCAGATCATAGTACAACGTGCTTCGGGCAAACGCTCCACCATATCGAGAAAGAGATGCGGTCGCTTGATCTGCTGACAACGCCCGATCCAGAGCAGATCCTCCGTCTTAAGAGCTGTCCTAGGGCTTTTACGGGGCAAAACGAGGCTGCGGTAGACGGAATGGGAGAGTCCCTGCCTAGTATACATTGCAGCCTGGTGATCCGACATGGCAAAGCGCCGGTCGGCGAGCCTGATCCCCTCCTCAAAGAGCCGTCCTCTCCATCCATGACGCTTTCCGAAGCTGCCATCCACTTCGGTATCGAGACCGCAAATAAAAATCAGTTGGTAGCCGAGTAATGAACGAACTTTCGCCAAGATCCAGAGCAGAGCAGTCCATCCAAAGATGATCGTGTGATCGGGTTTTTCACGAGCAATGATCCTGTAAATAACCGGCAAAGCAGTCAGCGTATCGAGCCATCCTCCGGTATGAAACTTGCCGCCAAGCAGGGTTCTGACGCCATCCAGGATCTTACCTTCCTGTTGACGGGTATCACCGCCCACTATCACCACCTCATGACCTAGCGCCCCAAGTTCCCTCGCCAGCAGCGCCACCTGCAACTCGGCCCCCCCCGAGACACGGGTTGCCGCAGGATCCAGTGCATAGTGGGCATGGCTGGAGAGAAAAAGAAACTTCATGATCGGCGTAGGGGAAGTCGATTCCTCCTTGCAAGCACTTCGGGCAGAAGTTTGGTCCCAAGAATGGAATCAATCCCGGCCAAGGGAAAGGCTGCCAAGGAGACGGGGTTACGAAGAGGGGCTGTCACAACAGACTTCCAAAGCATCCTGCATCCTTCAGACGTACGATGATGACGGAAGAGATTCCGAGCAGCATTCTCGTAGTGCTGCGAGATCACCCG
This genomic interval carries:
- a CDS encoding protein arginine kinase, whose product is MKLSRIIANTGEWLSGAGPHDQIVVSSRVRLARNLKGKPFPGWAKKAERVAVLEEIRTAVEQLPEMEESFSEKLDDLSALEKQVLVERHLISREHAAKGAGSAVVMNTSQTLSFMINEEDHLRMQAIRAGLQLDQVFAMINQTDSELEDTLDFAFHNDLGYLTACPTNVGTGMRASAMMHLPGLVMSEQVNKIINSVNKIGLAVRGLHGEGTEAMGNLFQVSNQTTLGETEEEIIGRLNKVIFQILEHEQNARQILLQQRAETLLDQIGRAYGILCHAHSITSKEALNLLSFIKMGVDLGLFPSNNRLHVDELFIETQPAHLQKGLQVTKLGAEERDSLRAALIRAKLKQMPEPEIGKIPTNGSTTTSTSSTSETSEES
- a CDS encoding UvrB/UvrC motif-containing protein; protein product: MFCDVCKSKEATVFLTQIVEGKMQKVNLCEVCSKEKGVNDPTGFALADLLLGLGAAQEIDKNPAGIRCPVCGFSQADFKKTGRLGCSACYDAFAEGLSGMLKNMHRGSVHTGKVPAKLRVGRLRNKELTELQASLQKAVQEEQFEEAATLRDRIRKLEEESHAEAISSQEPSAEVNRIASIAQSPGTAETAQALGAPKPRKQA
- the ilvE gene encoding branched-chain-amino-acid transaminase is translated as MQIYIDGAFYPESEAKISVFDHGLLYGDGVFEGIRFYNGKVFRLEEHINRLYKSAAAIWMVIPLDRAAMTEALLETIRRNELKDGYIRLVVTRGKGNLGLSPEHCPKPTVIIIAAKITLYPAESYEKGLKVVTCSTRRIAHGALSPMVKSLNYLNNIMAKIEATHAGAGEGLMLNEQGLVAECTGDNIFIVSDGLITTPPISSGALAGVTRAVAIQIADELGLEVSEPQMTRYDIYTADECFLTGTAAEIIPAVELDKRPIGDGKPGPVTQRLIARFHELTQTEGTPIC
- a CDS encoding long-chain fatty acid--CoA ligase, producing the protein MTGRISAPNLASLFAEAGNRWGQCPAFSTRRADGTFHSVSFGSWIDRSLALATALIELGIEARDHVAILSDNCFEWILVDAAVQFCGGADVPRAADVTEGEIAYILDHADVEVAFVQNADVLAKVESVRGQLPKLRHLILMSPVEGEGHLPKNVHALRDLEIRGEKLRLQGDRCAEERIAGISPSDLFTLIYTSGTTGTPKGVQLTHAAMASQIQNLPFVLTPKDRALSILPIWHSYERVFEVISIACGVHTYYTTLRHLGEDLQSVKPTIMVSAPRLWEGLYQRIVSKVQKASLLRRILFRSARFTAHEVRTADSFFSGRQIDLHGRDVSVSSLLAIRHAIGWALCIIPSLLLDRLVLSKLRAVVGGEFRGTISGGGALPPHVDAFFNDIGIPVLEGYGLTESCPVLAVRTWEKLVIGTVGPVFPGTEIRIVDLVTGAILYPDPTRRDLGRGKRGEIHAKGPQIMKGYYKDPEGTARVLQDGWLATGDLGVMSFNDCLKIVGRCKETIVLLGGENVEPLPIESKLLESHLIDQCMVVGQDQKHLGLLVVPSLAGFAGFAGACIAADDVAALKAHPEAREMLRLEIRRLVGDATGFKPFERIAAFELIEKPFQVGDELTMTFKLRRHVITEKYGKEIGAMFDA
- the infA gene encoding translation initiation factor IF-1; protein product: MAKEEAITTEGVVVEVLPGTMFRVKLGNGHVLLAHISGKMRKHFIRIVPGDKVTVEMSPYDLTKARITFRTA
- a CDS encoding ribonuclease H-like domain-containing protein: MSTSKNSKNIVYFDLETQRTANDVGGWDKKADMGVSIGVTYSTATESYEIFTEKRVGDLIELLSRADLVIGYNNRRFDYEVLMGYTILDLPHHLPTLDMLEVVEKAAGHRLPLDSIATATLGVGKTAEGLDAIRWWREGKIMEVAEYCCFDVKVTKMVHEYAVEHGKLHYIDRFSRKQTLTVEIP
- a CDS encoding SH3 domain-containing protein, translating into MRLHFAISILSLATMLLLAACSSIEYNSTNSPRMVVSVDHTPFYHNGPLQGNGPDLSLAKGDEVDVLRKEIGYSFVRIYDGQNGYVANDDLKPVGSSQSAQPAKAPQATPSPAPKPVASQATTNTPAKPGFRY
- a CDS encoding glycosyltransferase — its product is MSKAKKVLHVIDSLDLGGAQTFLLDLVRHHDHSRYLPEVAAMHGRGVYADVFEKAGITIHSLSPGKFPPMYLPNFWRLMKKGGYDILHFHLFGANLCAKPLAILAGHPAIVVHDQCNDASREESPLLLAADAFWNRRSDRVIAVSESTRRYLLDREDLEDSKVTTIPNGVDTEMFRPATLEQKRSARLALRLPPESFVIGGVGRLVSQKNFTLFLKVAADVVRDHPGVIFLIAGTGPLESQLRAEAEKLGIAERVRFLGHVSDRVSLFHALDSLLLTSDFEGTPMTLLETMSSGVPVVASAVDGIAEVCSHGRNALLSPPRDLGSFRDSLCRLIAEESLCETLGAEGRRTVIQNYDIRGIARRIEGIYGEVLGGD
- a CDS encoding glycosyltransferase family 4 protein, coding for MKFLFLSSHAHYALDPAATRVSGGAELQVALLARELGALGHEVVIVGGDTRQQEGKILDGVRTLLGGKFHTGGWLDTLTALPVIYRIIAREKPDHTIIFGWTALLWILAKVRSLLGYQLIFICGLDTEVDGSFGKRHGWRGRLFEEGIRLADRRFAMSDHQAAMYTRQGLSHSVYRSLVLPRKSPRTALKTEDLLWIGRCQQIKRPHLFLDMVERLPEARCTMICSREDIPLWEAIAERAKAINNVTFLERVPYHGIQDYYDRSRLLVSTSEAEGVPNVMIQAAQGGAGIISLEMDPDGMIGRFGAGFCAEGNFERMVAEISRLLADPTACEALGSGAERIIAEWLDNEKNTQAFLEGLK